In Streptomyces sp. NBC_00483, a single window of DNA contains:
- a CDS encoding FdhF/YdeP family oxidoreductase has translation MASKPPASDPVQDAPQVAAPQHHAAGLPAVKHSLKMAREQMGVKRTALTLLRVNQKDGFDCPGCAWPEPEHRHAAEFCENGAKAVAEEATLRRVTPEFFAAHPVKDLATRSGYWLGQQGRLTHPMLLEGGGPDEGGTHYEPVSWERAFDIIGEELEALASPDEAVFYTSGRTSNEAAFLYQLFAREFGTNNLPDCSNMCHESSGSALTETIGIGKGSVLLEDLYKSDLIIVAGQNPGTNHPRMLSALEKAKAGGAKIISINPLPEAGLEKFKNPQTPKGMTKGAALNDLFLQIRLGGDQALFRLLNKMILDTGGATDDAFIAEHTHGYEEFAAAARAADWDETLAATGLSRADIERTLEMVLASKRTVVCWAMGLTQHKHSVPTIREVVNFLLLRGNIGRAGAGVCPVRGHSNVQGDRTMGIFERPAPAFLDALEKEFGFAPPREHGFDVVRAIRALRDGQAKVFFAMGGNFVSASPDTDVTESAMRRARLTVHVSTKLNRSHTVTGARALILPTLGRTERDLQGSGEQFVTVEDSMGMVHASRGRLDPASRHLLSEPAIVARLARRVLGAESATPWEEFEKDYATVRDRIARVVPGFEDFNKKVADPNGLALPHAPRDERRFPTTTGKANFTAAPVEYPRVPEGRLLLQTLRSHDQYNTTIYGLDDRYRGIKNGRRVVLVNADDAKDLDLAEGSYVDLVSEWSDGVERRAPGFRVVHYPTARGCAAAYYPETNVLVPLDATADTSNTPASKSVVVRLEQSRTD, from the coding sequence ATGGCAAGCAAGCCGCCCGCATCCGACCCGGTACAGGACGCGCCGCAGGTCGCGGCGCCGCAGCACCATGCCGCCGGGCTCCCCGCCGTGAAGCACTCGCTCAAGATGGCCCGCGAGCAGATGGGCGTGAAGCGGACCGCGCTGACGCTGCTGCGCGTCAACCAGAAGGACGGCTTCGACTGCCCCGGCTGCGCCTGGCCCGAGCCGGAGCACCGGCACGCGGCGGAGTTCTGTGAGAACGGGGCGAAGGCGGTCGCCGAGGAGGCCACCCTGCGCCGCGTGACGCCGGAGTTCTTCGCCGCGCACCCGGTCAAGGACCTCGCGACGCGCTCCGGGTACTGGCTGGGCCAGCAGGGCCGGCTCACGCACCCCATGCTTCTGGAAGGAGGGGGTCCTGACGAGGGCGGCACCCACTACGAGCCCGTCTCGTGGGAGCGCGCCTTCGACATCATCGGCGAGGAACTCGAAGCGCTCGCCTCCCCCGACGAGGCCGTCTTCTACACATCGGGGCGCACCAGCAACGAGGCGGCGTTCCTCTACCAGTTGTTCGCCCGCGAGTTCGGCACGAACAACCTGCCCGACTGCTCGAACATGTGCCACGAGTCGTCCGGTTCCGCGCTCACGGAGACCATCGGCATCGGCAAGGGCAGCGTCCTCCTGGAGGACCTCTACAAGTCGGATCTGATCATCGTCGCCGGGCAGAACCCGGGCACGAACCATCCGCGCATGCTCTCCGCCCTGGAGAAGGCGAAGGCCGGCGGCGCGAAGATCATCTCGATCAACCCGCTGCCGGAGGCGGGGCTCGAGAAGTTCAAGAACCCGCAGACCCCGAAGGGGATGACCAAGGGCGCCGCGCTCAACGACCTGTTCCTGCAGATCCGCCTCGGCGGCGACCAGGCCCTCTTCCGCCTCCTCAACAAGATGATCCTCGACACTGGAGGCGCCACCGACGACGCCTTCATCGCCGAACACACCCACGGCTACGAGGAGTTCGCCGCGGCCGCCCGCGCCGCCGACTGGGACGAGACGCTCGCGGCGACCGGCCTCTCCCGCGCCGACATCGAGCGCACCCTGGAGATGGTCCTCGCCTCCAAGCGCACCGTCGTGTGCTGGGCCATGGGCCTCACCCAGCACAAGCACTCCGTGCCGACGATCCGCGAAGTGGTCAACTTCCTGCTGCTGCGCGGCAACATCGGACGGGCAGGCGCCGGCGTGTGCCCCGTCCGCGGCCACTCCAATGTGCAGGGCGACCGCACGATGGGCATCTTCGAGCGCCCCGCGCCCGCGTTCCTCGACGCCCTGGAGAAGGAGTTCGGCTTCGCCCCGCCGCGCGAGCACGGCTTCGACGTCGTGCGCGCCATCCGCGCCCTGCGCGACGGCCAGGCCAAGGTCTTCTTCGCGATGGGCGGCAACTTCGTCTCGGCCTCACCCGACACGGACGTCACCGAGTCGGCGATGCGCCGCGCCCGCCTCACCGTTCACGTCTCCACGAAGCTGAACCGCTCGCACACCGTCACCGGCGCCCGCGCCCTGATCCTGCCCACCCTCGGCCGCACCGAGCGCGACCTCCAGGGCAGCGGCGAGCAGTTCGTCACCGTCGAGGACTCCATGGGCATGGTCCACGCCTCCCGCGGCCGCCTCGACCCGGCGAGCCGGCACCTGCTGTCCGAACCGGCCATCGTCGCCCGCCTCGCCCGCCGCGTCCTCGGCGCCGAATCGGCCACGCCCTGGGAGGAGTTCGAGAAGGACTACGCGACGGTCCGCGACCGCATCGCGCGCGTGGTCCCCGGCTTCGAGGACTTCAACAAGAAGGTCGCCGATCCGAACGGGTTGGCGCTCCCGCACGCCCCGCGCGACGAGCGCCGCTTCCCCACCACCACCGGCAAGGCCAACTTCACGGCCGCGCCCGTCGAGTACCCGCGCGTACCCGAGGGCCGCCTGCTCCTGCAGACGCTGCGCTCGCACGACCAGTACAACACCACGATCTACGGCCTCGACGACCGCTACCGCGGCATCAAGAACGGCCGCCGCGTCGTCCTCGTCAACGCCGACGACGCCAAGGACCTCGACCTCGCCGAGGGCTCCTACGTGGACCTCGTGAGCGAGTGGAGCGACGGCGTCGAGCGGCGCGCGCCCGGCTTCCGCGTCGTGCACTACCCGACGGCCCGCGGCTGCGCGGCCGCCTACTACCCGGAGACGAACGTGCTGGTGCCGCTGGACGCCACCGCCGACACCAGCAACACACCCGCGAGCAAGTCCGTCGTGGTCCGCCTGGAACAATCCAGGACCGACTGA
- a CDS encoding PaaI family thioesterase, which yields MGEQNHTQFPQEVIDEYAALGIDLVALFSAGHLGTRMGIEMKEASAERVVGTMPVEGNTQPYGLLHGGASAVLAETLGSVGAMLHGGSGRIAVGVDLNCTHHRSARSGLVTGVATPLHRGRSTATYEIVITDEQDRRVCSARLTCMLKEVADAPTA from the coding sequence ATGGGCGAGCAGAACCACACGCAGTTCCCGCAAGAGGTCATCGACGAGTACGCGGCACTCGGCATCGACCTCGTCGCCCTGTTCTCCGCCGGACACCTCGGCACGCGCATGGGCATCGAGATGAAGGAGGCCTCGGCCGAGCGCGTCGTCGGCACCATGCCCGTCGAGGGCAACACCCAGCCCTACGGGCTGCTGCACGGCGGCGCCTCCGCCGTGCTCGCCGAGACCCTCGGCTCCGTCGGCGCGATGCTGCACGGCGGCAGCGGCAGGATCGCCGTCGGCGTCGACCTGAACTGCACGCACCACCGCAGCGCCCGCTCCGGCCTCGTCACCGGCGTCGCCACCCCGCTGCACCGCGGCCGCTCCACGGCGACGTACGAGATCGTCATCACCGACGAGCAGGACAGACGGGTCTGCTCGGCCCGCCTGACCTGCATGCTCAAGGAAGTCGCGGACGCGCCCACCGCATAG
- a CDS encoding Xaa-Pro dipeptidyl-peptidase, with protein sequence MVRSTGKRRFGLALVCALVAAVAAPSAYAVQPSAGQAELKIKDRETQPVFSRADAVLQKVDVQTEADSDGDGKRDTVRMRILRPKETETAGLKVATIVEASPYWAGGNDVPNHVVDLDEDGLPESGGKFQQAPDKAGLTGPAVAYGGYYDNYFLPRGYAVAEVDSLGTGDSTGCPTSGGRNETLGAKAAIDWLNGRAKGWDTEGDPIRADWSTGDSAMMGISYNGTLPTAVASTGVEGLKAIVPISGISSWYDYYRANGGVVAPGTYQGEDTDVLARYVYSRADREICKPVLDSLERDQDRATGDWSPYWQERDYLKDAGRIKAATFVVHGLNDWNVKTKNAGQLWEALKKNHVPRKLWLHQAGHANPMPLRMEEWLSQVHHWFDHYLYGIDNGVTKEPRVDVEQADFSWKQQSDWPAAGTRSTTLRMRADGTLGSKAGPKSVQSLTDAGRTVAAEKLVTSPDDANPNRLAYTTGALDKDVRLNGVPEVDVRASLAGTSPYVTALLVDYGRDTRATSGTVTDTSQQVCYGEGVPGLAGETGCAYRSKHRTETVDYKIVTRGWLDARNRVSYARQSKVVEGREYRLKWDMQPEDYVFKAGHRLGVVLISTDYDYTLRYPAGTRMTVRAGDSAVTLPVAPTAKR encoded by the coding sequence ATGGTGAGATCCACCGGTAAGAGACGCTTCGGCCTGGCCCTGGTGTGTGCGCTGGTGGCGGCCGTGGCCGCCCCGTCCGCGTATGCCGTGCAACCCTCAGCCGGGCAGGCGGAGTTGAAGATCAAGGATCGTGAGACGCAGCCCGTCTTCTCGCGCGCGGACGCCGTGCTGCAGAAGGTCGACGTCCAGACGGAGGCCGACAGTGACGGCGACGGTAAGCGCGACACCGTGCGCATGCGGATTCTGCGGCCCAAGGAGACCGAGACGGCGGGCCTGAAGGTCGCCACGATCGTCGAGGCGAGCCCGTACTGGGCGGGTGGCAACGATGTCCCGAACCATGTCGTCGACCTGGACGAGGACGGGCTTCCGGAGTCGGGCGGAAAGTTCCAACAGGCTCCGGACAAGGCAGGGTTGACGGGACCGGCCGTGGCGTACGGCGGGTACTACGACAACTACTTCCTGCCGCGCGGCTACGCCGTGGCCGAGGTCGACAGCCTCGGTACCGGCGACTCCACCGGCTGTCCGACCTCGGGTGGTCGCAACGAGACGCTCGGCGCGAAGGCCGCGATCGACTGGCTGAACGGCCGCGCCAAGGGCTGGGACACGGAGGGCGACCCGATCCGCGCGGACTGGTCGACCGGTGACTCCGCCATGATGGGCATCTCCTACAACGGCACGCTGCCGACTGCCGTCGCCAGTACGGGAGTTGAAGGCCTGAAGGCGATCGTGCCGATCTCCGGGATCTCCTCCTGGTACGACTACTACCGCGCGAACGGCGGTGTCGTGGCGCCCGGCACGTACCAGGGCGAGGACACCGACGTGCTCGCCAGGTACGTGTACTCGCGGGCCGACCGGGAGATCTGCAAACCGGTGCTCGACTCGCTGGAGCGTGACCAGGACCGGGCGACCGGTGACTGGTCGCCGTACTGGCAGGAGCGCGACTATCTGAAGGACGCCGGCCGGATCAAGGCGGCGACGTTCGTCGTGCACGGCCTCAACGACTGGAACGTGAAGACGAAGAACGCGGGCCAGTTGTGGGAGGCGCTGAAGAAGAACCATGTGCCGCGCAAGCTGTGGCTGCACCAGGCCGGGCACGCCAATCCGATGCCGCTGCGCATGGAGGAGTGGCTGAGCCAGGTCCACCACTGGTTCGACCACTATCTGTACGGCATCGACAACGGCGTCACGAAGGAGCCCAGGGTCGACGTCGAGCAGGCCGACTTCAGCTGGAAGCAGCAGAGTGACTGGCCGGCGGCCGGTACGCGCTCGACGACGCTTCGGATGCGCGCCGACGGCACGCTGGGGAGCAAGGCGGGCCCCAAGAGCGTGCAGTCGCTGACCGACGCGGGTCGGACGGTCGCCGCGGAGAAGCTGGTGACGTCGCCGGACGACGCGAACCCGAACCGGCTCGCGTACACGACGGGGGCGCTGGACAAGGACGTCCGGCTCAATGGCGTGCCCGAGGTCGATGTGCGGGCCTCGCTGGCCGGTACGTCGCCGTACGTGACCGCGCTGCTCGTCGACTACGGGCGGGACACCCGCGCCACCTCCGGCACGGTCACCGACACCTCGCAGCAGGTCTGCTACGGCGAGGGCGTGCCGGGCCTCGCCGGTGAGACGGGGTGCGCGTACCGCTCGAAGCACCGCACCGAGACGGTCGACTACAAGATCGTGACGCGGGGCTGGCTCGATGCCCGGAACCGGGTGTCGTACGCGCGTCAGTCGAAGGTCGTCGAGGGCCGCGAGTACCGGCTGAAGTGGGACATGCAGCCCGAGGACTATGTCTTCAAGGCGGGGCACCGGCTCGGGGTCGTCCTGATCTCCACCGATTACGACTACACGCTGCGCTACCCGGCGGGCACGAGGATGACCGTGCGCGCCGGGGACAGTGCGGTGACGCTGCCGGTGGCGCCGACCGCCAAGCGGTAG
- a CDS encoding branched-chain amino acid ABC transporter substrate-binding protein — translation MRHRSLLILTSVLTTGALTLTACGSRDDDKKSSGGDNTTVVIGVDAPLSGDLSAIGIGIKNSVDLAAKTANKNKEVNGVTFKTEPLDDVANPSTGGQNATKLVGMDDVLGVVGPLNSSVAQSMQKTFASANLVQVSPANTAPELTQGAKYATKKARQFDTYFRTATTDALQGPYAAQYAYKTLKLKTVYSVDDKKTYGAGLARTFRQEFTKLGGKVITTDHINPDDRDFGAIATKIKNSKADFVYYGGEYPAGAPLSKQIKDAGAKIPVIGGDALQSADYTKLAGKAAEGDFATSVGAPPAKLDTAKKFIADYKAAGYDEPYETYGALSYDAAWTIIQAVKQVMADNDGKLPSDPKEARKKISEATQKVSFNGVTGQVSFDKYGDTTNRTLTVYQVKGGEHTPVKTGELEAQ, via the coding sequence GTGCGACACCGTTCTTTGCTCATACTCACTTCCGTGCTCACCACCGGAGCACTCACGCTCACCGCCTGCGGTTCGCGCGACGACGACAAGAAGTCCAGCGGCGGAGACAACACCACCGTGGTCATCGGCGTCGACGCCCCGCTCAGCGGCGACCTCTCGGCCATCGGTATCGGCATCAAGAACTCCGTCGACCTGGCCGCGAAGACCGCCAACAAGAACAAAGAAGTCAACGGCGTCACCTTCAAGACCGAGCCGCTCGACGACGTCGCCAACCCCTCCACCGGCGGACAGAACGCCACGAAACTCGTCGGCATGGACGACGTCCTCGGCGTCGTGGGACCGCTGAACTCCAGCGTCGCCCAGTCGATGCAGAAGACCTTCGCCTCCGCCAACCTGGTCCAGGTCTCCCCCGCGAACACCGCACCCGAACTCACCCAGGGCGCCAAGTACGCGACCAAGAAGGCCCGCCAGTTCGACACATACTTCCGCACCGCGACCACCGACGCGCTGCAGGGCCCCTACGCCGCCCAATACGCGTACAAAACCCTCAAGTTGAAGACCGTCTACTCCGTCGACGACAAGAAGACCTACGGAGCGGGCCTCGCCCGCACCTTCCGCCAGGAATTCACCAAGCTCGGCGGCAAGGTCATCACCACCGACCACATCAACCCCGACGACCGCGACTTCGGCGCCATCGCCACGAAGATCAAGAACTCCAAGGCCGACTTCGTCTACTACGGCGGCGAATACCCGGCCGGCGCGCCCCTGTCCAAGCAGATCAAGGACGCCGGAGCCAAGATCCCCGTCATCGGCGGCGACGCCCTCCAGAGCGCCGACTACACCAAGCTCGCAGGCAAGGCCGCCGAAGGCGACTTCGCCACCTCCGTCGGCGCCCCGCCCGCGAAGCTCGACACCGCCAAGAAGTTCATCGCCGACTACAAGGCCGCCGGCTACGACGAGCCCTACGAGACCTACGGCGCCCTCTCCTACGACGCCGCCTGGACCATCATCCAGGCCGTCAAGCAGGTCATGGCCGACAACGACGGCAAGCTTCCCAGCGACCCCAAGGAAGCCCGCAAGAAGATCAGCGAAGCCACCCAGAAGGTCTCCTTCAACGGCGTCACCGGCCAGGTCTCCTTCGACAAGTACGGCGACACCACCAACCGCACCCTCACCGTCTACCAGGTCAAGGGCGGCGAGCACACCCCGGTCAAGACCGGCGAGCTGGAAGCGCAGTAA
- a CDS encoding branched-chain amino acid ABC transporter permease: MHDLPQQLVNGLILGALYGLIAVGYTMVYGIIQLINFAHGEIYMIGGFGALTMWLLLPGGTSLIVALPLMLLMGIACSVLIAVGAERFAYRPLRNAPRLAPLITAIGLSIALQQAVWAFYPDAKADRTFPQFEGGPIDLGAITLQRGDLFLIIAAPICMAGLAYFVAKTRTGRAMQATSQDPDTAKLMGINTDRIVVTAFAIGGAFAAVAAMAYGLKYGQVGFKMGFIAGLKAFTAAVLGGIGNIYGAMIGGLTLGLAEALATAYIGDIPGMELFGGGAWKDVWAFALLILVLLLRPQGLLGERVSDRA, encoded by the coding sequence GTGCACGATCTGCCGCAACAGCTGGTCAACGGCCTGATCCTCGGAGCCCTGTACGGCCTCATAGCCGTCGGCTACACCATGGTCTACGGCATCATCCAGCTCATCAACTTCGCCCACGGCGAGATCTACATGATCGGCGGCTTCGGCGCCCTCACCATGTGGCTCTTGCTCCCCGGCGGAACATCACTCATCGTCGCCCTGCCCCTCATGCTCCTGATGGGCATCGCCTGCTCCGTCCTCATCGCCGTCGGCGCGGAACGTTTCGCCTACCGGCCCCTCAGAAACGCCCCACGCCTCGCCCCGCTCATCACCGCCATCGGCCTCTCCATCGCCCTCCAGCAGGCAGTCTGGGCCTTCTACCCCGACGCCAAGGCCGACCGCACCTTCCCCCAGTTCGAGGGCGGGCCCATCGACCTCGGCGCCATCACCCTCCAGCGCGGCGACCTCTTCCTCATCATCGCCGCCCCCATCTGCATGGCCGGCCTCGCCTACTTCGTCGCCAAAACCCGCACGGGCCGCGCCATGCAAGCCACCTCCCAAGACCCCGACACCGCCAAGCTCATGGGCATCAACACCGACCGCATCGTCGTCACCGCCTTCGCCATCGGCGGCGCCTTCGCAGCCGTCGCCGCCATGGCCTACGGCCTCAAATACGGCCAAGTCGGCTTCAAAATGGGCTTCATCGCCGGCCTCAAAGCCTTCACCGCAGCCGTACTCGGCGGCATCGGCAACATCTACGGCGCCATGATCGGCGGCCTCACCCTCGGCCTCGCCGAAGCCCTCGCCACCGCCTACATCGGCGACATCCCCGGCATGGAACTCTTCGGCGGCGGAGCCTGGAAGGACGTCTGGGCCTTCGCCCTCCTCATCCTCGTCCTCCTGCTGAGGCCCCAAGGCCTACTCGGCGAACGCGTCTCGGACAGGGCGTGA
- a CDS encoding branched-chain amino acid ABC transporter permease: MTTTTTTAGAKTAALPLPEKAARYGTAAGALLTLASTFLAWTWTDEFPGDLTVTGYPGGLQVLTLVGALLTLLLALSGLGTRGLQWLTPGGTTAPTLLLALGTLGTTGYTMGAISAKLGGTANLEPGAWIAGIAALATTLLALGLPADTPDPEATNPWRRFRAALKAPAPRPSTIKLPAWAEILLIAVAFGIGLYVFTYGIDTEYGELFVGYLIIVSFGAAGLAKAGLLARITGLTNKHRNISLTAAFVAAAAFPFTQTNDTYTNVAANILVFATVALGLNVVVGLAGLLDLGYVAFLGVGAYAAALVSGSPDSTIGVHFPFWAAVLTGAAASLVFGIAIGAPTLRLRGDYLAIVTLGFGEIFRITMNNLDGDSGPDVTNGPNGIPNIPDLKIFGFDLGETHTVLGVDLGRFANYYLLMLFFTIIVVTVFRRASASRIGRAWVAIREDETAARAMGINAFRLKLLAFALGASLAGMAGSVQAHVQYSVTPDQYKFVENAPPNSAFLLAAVILGGMGTVSGPLIGAALLYLIPAKLQFIGDYQLLLFGIALILLMRFRPEGLVADKRRQLEFHDTGQLDVPEQTSLTGAGTAPTKAGA; encoded by the coding sequence ATGACGACAACCACAACCACAGCCGGCGCCAAGACCGCCGCCCTCCCGCTCCCCGAAAAGGCAGCCCGCTACGGCACCGCGGCCGGAGCCCTCCTCACCCTCGCCAGCACCTTCCTCGCCTGGACCTGGACAGACGAATTCCCCGGCGACCTCACCGTCACCGGCTACCCCGGCGGACTCCAAGTCCTCACCCTCGTCGGCGCACTGCTCACCCTGCTGCTCGCCCTCTCCGGACTCGGCACCCGCGGCCTCCAATGGCTCACCCCCGGCGGCACCACCGCCCCCACCCTCCTCCTCGCCCTCGGCACCCTCGGCACCACCGGCTACACCATGGGCGCCATCTCCGCGAAACTCGGCGGCACCGCCAACCTCGAACCCGGAGCCTGGATCGCGGGCATCGCAGCCCTCGCCACCACCCTCCTCGCCCTCGGCCTCCCCGCCGACACCCCCGACCCCGAAGCCACCAACCCCTGGCGCCGCTTCCGGGCCGCCCTCAAAGCCCCGGCCCCACGCCCCAGCACCATCAAGCTCCCCGCGTGGGCCGAAATCCTCCTCATCGCCGTCGCCTTCGGCATCGGCCTCTACGTCTTCACGTACGGCATCGACACCGAATACGGCGAACTCTTCGTCGGCTACCTCATCATCGTCTCCTTCGGCGCAGCAGGCCTCGCCAAAGCCGGCCTCCTCGCCCGCATCACCGGCCTCACCAACAAACACCGCAACATCAGCCTCACCGCCGCCTTCGTCGCCGCGGCAGCCTTCCCCTTCACCCAGACCAACGACACCTACACCAACGTCGCCGCCAACATCCTCGTCTTCGCCACCGTCGCCCTCGGCCTCAACGTCGTCGTCGGCCTCGCAGGACTCCTCGACCTCGGCTACGTCGCCTTCCTCGGCGTCGGCGCCTACGCCGCAGCCCTCGTCTCCGGCAGCCCCGACTCCACCATCGGCGTCCACTTCCCCTTCTGGGCAGCCGTACTCACCGGCGCCGCAGCCTCACTCGTCTTCGGCATCGCCATCGGAGCACCCACCCTCCGCCTCCGAGGCGACTACCTCGCCATCGTCACCCTCGGCTTCGGTGAAATCTTCCGCATCACCATGAACAACCTCGACGGCGACTCAGGACCCGACGTCACCAACGGCCCCAACGGCATCCCCAACATCCCCGACCTCAAAATCTTCGGCTTCGACCTCGGCGAAACCCACACCGTCCTCGGCGTCGACCTCGGCCGCTTCGCCAACTACTACCTGCTGATGCTGTTCTTCACGATCATCGTCGTGACCGTCTTCCGCCGCGCCAGCGCCAGCCGCATCGGCCGCGCCTGGGTCGCCATCCGCGAAGACGAAACAGCCGCCCGCGCCATGGGCATCAACGCCTTCCGCCTCAAACTCCTCGCCTTCGCCCTCGGCGCCTCCCTCGCAGGCATGGCCGGCAGCGTCCAGGCCCACGTCCAATACTCGGTCACCCCCGACCAGTACAAATTCGTCGAGAACGCACCACCCAACTCCGCGTTCCTGCTCGCCGCAGTCATCCTCGGCGGCATGGGCACCGTCAGCGGCCCCCTCATCGGCGCGGCCCTGCTCTACCTCATCCCGGCGAAACTCCAATTCATCGGCGACTACCAACTCCTCCTCTTCGGCATCGCGTTGATCCTCCTCATGCGCTTCCGCCCCGAAGGCCTCGTCGCCGACAAACGCCGGCAACTCGAATTCCACGACACCGGCCAACTCGACGTCCCCGAACAAACAAGCCTCACCGGCGCCGGTACGGCACCCACCAAGGCCGGAGCGTGA
- a CDS encoding ABC transporter ATP-binding protein produces MTTATTNTVLQASGVTMRFGGLTAVRGVDLHVDQGEIVGLIGPNGAGKTTFFNCLTGLYVPTEGKVSFQGNTLPPQPHLVTQAGVARTFQNIRLFANMTVLENVLVGRHTRTKEGLWSALLRGPGFRKAERGSEERAMELLDFIGLSHKRDHLARNLPYGEQRKLEIARALASEPGLLLLDEPTAGMNPQETRATEELVVAIRDMGIAVLVIEHDMRFIFNLCDRVAVLVQGEKLVEGTSEEVQGDERVIAAYLGTPFEGAPEDTAIEEVQAAEAQAGGEGNDQ; encoded by the coding sequence ATGACCACAGCGACGACCAACACGGTGCTCCAGGCAAGCGGCGTCACCATGCGCTTCGGCGGCCTCACCGCAGTACGAGGCGTCGACCTCCACGTCGACCAAGGCGAAATCGTCGGCCTCATCGGCCCCAACGGCGCCGGAAAAACCACCTTCTTCAACTGCCTCACCGGCCTCTACGTCCCCACCGAAGGCAAAGTCTCCTTCCAGGGCAACACCCTGCCGCCCCAACCCCACCTCGTCACCCAGGCAGGCGTCGCCCGCACCTTCCAGAACATCCGCCTCTTCGCCAACATGACCGTGCTCGAGAACGTGTTGGTGGGTCGCCACACACGAACAAAGGAAGGCCTGTGGTCGGCCCTCCTACGAGGCCCCGGCTTCCGCAAAGCCGAACGCGGCAGCGAAGAACGCGCCATGGAACTCCTCGACTTCATCGGCCTCTCCCACAAACGCGACCACCTCGCCCGCAACCTCCCCTACGGAGAACAGCGCAAGCTCGAAATCGCGAGGGCACTGGCCAGCGAACCGGGCCTCCTCCTGCTCGACGAACCAACCGCCGGCATGAACCCCCAAGAGACCCGCGCCACCGAAGAGTTGGTCGTCGCCATCCGCGACATGGGCATCGCCGTCCTCGTCATCGAGCACGACATGCGCTTCATCTTCAACCTCTGCGACCGCGTCGCCGTCCTCGTCCAAGGCGAAAAACTCGTCGAAGGCACCAGCGAAGAAGTCCAGGGCGACGAACGCGTCATCGCCGCCTACCTCGGCACCCCCTTCGAAGGCGCCCCCGAAGACACCGCGATCGAAGAAGTCCAGGCCGCGGAAGCCCAGGCCGGCGGGGAAGGAAACGACCAGTGA
- a CDS encoding ABC transporter ATP-binding protein produces the protein MTALLEVEDLKVAYGKIEAVKGITFSVEEGQVVTLIGTNGAGKTTTLRTLSGLLKPSAGKISFAGEPLASVPAHKIVAMGLAHSPEGRRIFPRLTIAENLQLGAFLRRDQAAVEKDMQRAYELFPILGERRKQAAGTLSGGEQQMLAMGRALMSQPKLLMLDEPSMGLSPIMMQKIMSTISELKAQGTTILLVEQNAQAALSLADQGHVMEVGSIVLSGSGEDLLHDESVRKAYLGED, from the coding sequence GTGACCGCACTGCTCGAGGTCGAGGACCTCAAGGTCGCCTACGGCAAGATCGAAGCCGTCAAAGGCATCACCTTCAGCGTCGAAGAAGGCCAGGTCGTCACCCTCATCGGCACCAACGGCGCCGGAAAGACCACCACCCTGCGCACCCTCTCCGGACTGCTGAAACCCTCGGCCGGCAAGATCAGCTTCGCCGGGGAACCCTTGGCATCCGTACCCGCGCACAAGATCGTCGCAATGGGGCTGGCCCACTCCCCCGAAGGCCGCCGCATCTTCCCCCGCCTCACCATCGCGGAGAACCTCCAACTCGGCGCGTTCCTCCGCCGCGACCAGGCAGCCGTCGAAAAGGACATGCAGCGGGCCTACGAGCTGTTCCCGATCCTCGGGGAACGAAGGAAGCAGGCGGCGGGAACGCTGTCCGGCGGCGAGCAGCAAATGCTGGCAATGGGACGGGCGTTGATGTCCCAACCCAAGCTACTGATGCTCGACGAACCGTCCATGGGCCTCTCGCCGATCATGATGCAGAAGATCATGTCGACGATCTCGGAACTCAAGGCCCAAGGCACGACCATCTTGCTGGTCGAGCAGAACGCCCAAGCGGCGCTGTCACTCGCCGACCAAGGACATGTGATGGAAGTCGGCTCCATCGTCCTCTCCGGCAGCGGCGAAGACCTCCTCCACGACGAATCCGTACGGAAGGCCTACCTCGGCGAGGACTGA